The genomic DNA GCAGGGCGTCCTCGGGCCGGAGCGTGAGGTCCGCGTCGAGGTCGTCCTCCTCCCGCTCCTCCTTCTCGGTGGCATGAACCCCTTCGATGCGCAGCCCGGTGATGGCGCTGAAGGCCTCGCCGGCGAGCGCGGCGATGGGCTCTTTCCGCATCAGCGCCACGCAGGCGTCGGCGGCGGCCACGCGCCCGGAGAAGCCGAGCGCCCACAGCGCGTCCGCGCGGAACTCCTCGTCGTCGAGCCGCGCCAGCAGCCGCTTCACGTCCTGCTCGTCGCCTCCCAGTCCCAGCAGCAGCAGCGGAAGCCGGGCCTCGGACGCGCGTGAGTCGACGAGGGCCCTGCAGGCCGCCCAGGCGCCGGCGTGGCCGCCCATCAAGCCCGCCAGGAGGGCGGCATCGCGCAGGACGGGAGCCCGCGAGTCCAGGGCCCGCTGGACCCTGGCGGGCTCCAACGGCAGCCGGGCCCGGCTGGCGGCGCGCAGCGCGGCGGCGGCCACCTCCGGCTCGGGGTGCGACAGCAACGGCGTGCACAGCGCGGGCGTGGCCAGCCCGTGCGTCCCCAGCGTGTCGAGCACGAGCACCCACAGCGCGGGGAGCGCGTCCTCCTTCTCGAGGAGCGAGGGGAGCGCCGTGGGAATGGCGGCGGAGGGCGCCAGCTCGAGCGCGCGCCGGAGACCGGCCAGCGCGGAGGGCTCGGCCGCGGGCAGCGCGGCGAGGACCGCGGCGGGCCCGGGGGCATCCTCGCCGCGCAGCAGCGCCAGCGCGGCGGTGACGATGCGCTCCAGTTCCTCCGAGGCCAGCGCGGGCTCCAGGAGCCGCCGGGCCACGGGCGTTCCGCCCAGGATGAGGCCGTCCAGGTGCGCGGCGAACCGCTCCTCCAGCTCCGCGACCTCCCCCAGGATGAAGTCGGGCGCGTCGAGCGCCGCCTCCCATTGGCTCCAGCGAAAGGCCGCCTCGTCGAGGTGCGTCTCGTAGATGTCCCAGCGCAAGGGGTGCCCCATGTGCCCGCTCATCGTGTCAGTTGATTTCCACCAAGCCACCCTTGATGCGGTGGGTGCCGGTGGCCTTCGACTCGAGGTACGTGCCCTTCACGAGGACCTTGCCATTGCGGCGCAGGGTGATGCTGGCCTCGCCGCACTTGAGGACGATTTCGTCCTGGCCCTCGATGACCACGCGCTTCCCATCCACGCGGGCTTCCATGGACGGCCGGGGCTGGGCGGGAGGGCTCTCCAGCAGCGCGTCCAGGAGGGGCGTGGTGGTGGGCTCCTGGATGAGCCCCATGATGAAGGGCAGCCGGGGGTCTCCGTTCTCGAAGAGGAGGACCACCTTCTGCCGCTGGGCCACCGCGGACTGGAGCGTCCTGGCGTCCACCGCCACCGCGAGCCGGGCGGGGAGGGGACCGGCGGTGTTGCCCGGGTAGTCCACGAGCAGCGTGTTGGTGGCGTCGAGCCCCACGAGGTGGCCGGCGCGGCTGCCCAGGATGGGCTCCTGCTCCGGTAAGGGGGAGGAAACGAGCTGCCTGTCGGGGGACGATCTCATGGTCGGGGGCTTGGGGGTGACACCACTTGCTAGAAGTGCTCCTTGCAGGTGTGGCAGATGGGCTTCTCGTCACTGCCGCCCGAGGCCATGACGGGGCCCTGCATGACGGGGAAGGGTGGCGTGTTCTTGTCGTTGTGGAGCATCAGGTCGAAGGCGCGCGCCACGTTCTTCCCCTCGAACTTCACGTCGAAGGAGTAGTTGACGAACTCGGCCTTGCCCTTGGTCTTGCTGGAGGCCACGCCGCCGCCCGCGGTGCCCGCCTCGTCGCCGGTGCTCGTCTTGAAGTTGGAGTCCTTCACGCACACCGGGTTGCCGGCCACGGACACCTTCTTGGTGCCTTTGTCCGTGTCCGAGGACTGGGCGATGTTGGGGTACGGAATGGGCACGGGCCCGGCGGGGCTTGGCGTCTTGCACACGTCCGGGAATGCCGTGGTGACACCGCCGCTGTCCTTGGTGACCACGGACATCTTGTTCACACCGGTGTTGACGGGCATGGCGTGCACCTCCAGGAAGGGGACAGTTTACCCCATCGGGGCAACACGACGCGAGCCGGCCCGAGGAGGGCTGCCAGCCCGGGATTCCCTGTTGTTCAGGCCGGGCTTGGCCGGGGGTCCCATCCACTCATCCACCATGCAAGCAGGCCCACGCGTCAGCCCGCCATTCTATGTCTTCCTGGGGGCCACACCTTCCGCGGTGACGCGCAGGCCGCGCACGTCGTGGAGCCCCTCTCCGAGCACCACGTGCCCCCGCCACAGCAGGAGCACCTGCTCCGCGTCCGTGTCGAGGATGACGGTGTCCAGGTGCATGGGCGGCGTCGCATCCTCGCCGGTGGTCAGCTCCACAGTGACAACCGGTGCCGGTTGTCCGGGGAGCGAGAAGGACAGCCGCCCCTTCGGTGAGGCTCCAGCGATGATGACCGGCTCCTCGCCCTTCAGGTAGCCGGGCGCGACGAGCCCCGGCGCCGCGGCATTGAAGAAGCGCCGGTCGAAGTCCTTGGGGAGCAGCGGCTTGCGCGTCTTGTTCCACGCCTCGTCATACGTGCCCGCGTACTTCGCGCGCGGCTGCCAGTGCGGCGAGGTGAAGCCAAAGCCCACGGGCGTCACCTTCTGGCCGAACTCGCGCAGGGGCTCCGCCGGGTCCTCCAGGTTGGGCAGCCTCAGTCCCTCCTCGAAGTGGCGCGGGCTGGAGCGGAAGCCCGTGCCCACGGGGTTGCGAGGCTCGAACGTCGGCTTCGCCGCGTCCGTCCTATCCCACCCGCCGAAGGCGCGCTCCCAGGAGAGGGGCAGCGTGTCGAAGGGCAGCGGCTTCGTCGCGGACACTCGGCCCATGCTGCGGAACCACGTCCGCTCGCCCACCACGCGCACGGCCTTCTTCAGGGGGCCCACCTGGAGGGCCACCAGTCCCTCCGTGGCGCCCTTCTGCGGCGCGTACGCGTGGCCGATGAGCACCACGTCCGTGGCGGGCTTGATGAAGGCGGCCTCCGGCTCGTACTTGTCGCTGGACTCCCCGGGCTTGCCCCAGGGCTCGCCGCCCCACGTCACGGGGACCTGCTCGTTCGCCAGCATCAGCCCGGTGGCGCCGAGCGAATAGGTGGCCTTCACGACGAGCAGCAGCAGCGGCCGCCCCTCCTCGTCGGCGAGGCCCATCATGTCGAAGGCGAAGGGAGTCTCGTTCTCGAGGGTCGGGTGGCCCATTGCGTGGACTTCGAGTGTAGCACCCGGTGAAGGGGCCTAAGAACCGGCGGAGGCCCGCTGGCCGCTCCTCAGTGCCTCGAAGGCCTCCAGGAGCTTGAGGCCCTTGGGCCGGTCCACCATGCAGACATAAGCAATCTTGCCGTAGAGCCAGGCCCCGAAGTCCGGCCGGTTCTCCCGGTTCTGCGCCGCCAGCCCCGTCAGCTTCGCCTAGTGGAGGATGGCGCGCAGCCGGCGGACCTCCTCGCGGGGGACGGAGAGCTTCTCGTTCACCACGATGCCGGTGACGCTCTGCCGCCCGCCCACGCGCTGGACGCGGCCCTTGTGACTTCCTCACCTTCGAGGAGGCCGAGCGGCTTGTCGCCGACGCCGAGCCGGAGTGGCGGCCGGTGCTGCTGGTGGCCCTCAAGACGGGGCTGCGGCAGGGAGAGCTGATCGGGCTCCAGTGGAGCGACGTGGACTTGCAGCGCGGCAAGCTGCACGTACGGCGCACCATCTGGCGCGGGGTGACGGGCTCGCCCAAGGGTGGGCGCGAGCGGACGGTGGACCTACCGGCCTCGGTGGTGGACGCACTCAAGGGACACCGGCATCTGCGCGGCCCCTACGTGTTCTGCCAGCCGGACGGCCAGCCGCTGCCGGATGGCCTGATGAAGCTGCCGCTCCAGCGTGCGCTGCGGGCGGCGGACATCAGCCGCGAGCAGGGGCGCATCGGCTGGCACGACCTGCGGCACACCTACGGCAGCCACCTCGCCATGAGGGGCGTCCCGCTCAAGGTCATCCAGGAGCTGATGGATCTCGCGACCATCGAGATGACCATGCGGTACGCCCACCTCGCGCCGGAGGCCCGGGAAAGCGCGGTGCAGCAGCTCGACCGGCCCGTGCCCCAGCTCCACGCCGCACCGGGCAGAGACGCCGGAGGGGCACACTGAGGACACATGAGGCAACGAAGCCAAAGAAAAAGCCCAGCAACCCGGTGAGATTGCTGGGCTTCTGAATGTGGAGGCGGCGGAAATCGAACCCGTGCCGGGCGATGCGAAACCTCTAGCCGGTTGCGCGCGCCGAGGGCTCAGCATTTCTCGGCCCGGTCCCGGGAGCGCACCAGGGCCTCGCGCACCTGGGTTGGGTGGCGGAACTGAACCCGCGCGAAGGGACGACACAGCAGCCCGACCTCCTCCACTCGGCGGCGTCCGCTCGTAACAGCTCGCCGGAGCCCGTCGTGACGAGAGAGGCGGGAGCGTGAGACGTCCAGGGAAGAAACCTGGAGGTGCACGTGGAGAAGGAGTTGGAGCAGTTCCGGCAAGAGGTGCAGAGACTGAGAGCGGGACGAGCCAAGGGCTCGGGCCCCTTCCCCGAGCCGATGAGAGCGTTCGCGGTGCGCTACCTGGCGCAGGCGTTGGAGAAGGGAGAGACGCTCAAGTCGGTGGTGGAGAGGCTGGGGGTGTCGGAGCCGACGCTGCAGGCGTGGAGGCGGGGGCAGACGCCTGGGAGCAAGGCGAGAGGGAGTGAGCCGAGGCGCGCGGGGCTGGTGCCAGTGGTGGTGCACGAGGCGAAGGTGCCCGCGCGGCCGCGAGAGGGCACGACCTTGGCGGTGGTGTCGCCCCAAGGCTGGAGGGTGGAAGGGCTGGGGGTGGAGGAGGCGGTGGAGGTGCTGCGGAGGGTGGCGTGCTGACACTCACGCGGGCGGTGCGGGTGTACGCCAGTGCGGTGCCGGTGGACATGCGCAAGGGGTTTGATGGATTGAGCGCGCTGGTGGAGCAGCAGCTGGGAGGACAGCTGCTCAAGGGCGACGTCTTCCTCTTCGTGGGGCGGTGTCGCCAGCGGGCCAAGGTGCTCTACTTCGACGGCACGGGGCTGGTGCTGCTCACCAAGCGTCTCTTCAAGGGACGCTTCGCGCGGCCGTGGGCCCAGGCCGGAGCGGTGAGCGTGGAGCTGACGGTGGCCGAGCTGTCCTTGTTTCTGGAGGGGTGCGAGCTGGCGGGCAG from Melittangium boletus DSM 14713 includes the following:
- a CDS encoding TIGR02270 family protein, whose amino-acid sequence is MGHPLRWDIYETHLDEAAFRWSQWEAALDAPDFILGEVAELEERFAAHLDGLILGGTPVARRLLEPALASEELERIVTAALALLRGEDAPGPAAVLAALPAAEPSALAGLRRALELAPSAAIPTALPSLLEKEDALPALWVLVLDTLGTHGLATPALCTPLLSHPEPEVAAAALRAASRARLPLEPARVQRALDSRAPVLRDAALLAGLMGGHAGAWAACRALVDSRASEARLPLLLLGLGGDEQDVKRLLARLDDEEFRADALWALGFSGRVAAADACVALMRKEPIAALAGEAFSAITGLRIEGVHATEKEEREEDDLDADLTLRPEDALPLPHAEHVAAWWKEARARLDPKQRYLAGQPFTPQVLLEALVSAPMRRRHALALELALRSRGALQVPTRAFVQHQVAGWKAARAAPATSFSRPFAEGLRG
- a CDS encoding DUF6484 domain-containing protein, coding for MRSSPDRQLVSSPLPEQEPILGSRAGHLVGLDATNTLLVDYPGNTAGPLPARLAVAVDARTLQSAVAQRQKVVLLFENGDPRLPFIMGLIQEPTTTPLLDALLESPPAQPRPSMEARVDGKRVVIEGQDEIVLKCGEASITLRRNGKVLVKGTYLESKATGTHRIKGGLVEIN
- a CDS encoding DUF4150 domain-containing protein, translated to MPVNTGVNKMSVVTKDSGGVTTAFPDVCKTPSPAGPVPIPYPNIAQSSDTDKGTKKVSVAGNPVCVKDSNFKTSTGDEAGTAGGGVASSKTKGKAEFVNYSFDVKFEGKNVARAFDLMLHNDKNTPPFPVMQGPVMASGGSDEKPICHTCKEHF
- a CDS encoding DUF2169 family type VI secretion system accessory protein, coding for MGHPTLENETPFAFDMMGLADEEGRPLLLLVVKATYSLGATGLMLANEQVPVTWGGEPWGKPGESSDKYEPEAAFIKPATDVVLIGHAYAPQKGATEGLVALQVGPLKKAVRVVGERTWFRSMGRVSATKPLPFDTLPLSWERAFGGWDRTDAAKPTFEPRNPVGTGFRSSPRHFEEGLRLPNLEDPAEPLREFGQKVTPVGFGFTSPHWQPRAKYAGTYDEAWNKTRKPLLPKDFDRRFFNAAAPGLVAPGYLKGEEPVIIAGASPKGRLSFSLPGQPAPVVTVELTTGEDATPPMHLDTVILDTDAEQVLLLWRGHVVLGEGLHDVRGLRVTAEGVAPRKT
- a CDS encoding transposase, which codes for MEKELEQFRQEVQRLRAGRAKGSGPFPEPMRAFAVRYLAQALEKGETLKSVVERLGVSEPTLQAWRRGQTPGSKARGSEPRRAGLVPVVVHEAKVPARPREGTTLAVVSPQGWRVEGLGVEEAVEVLRRVAC
- the tnpB gene encoding IS66 family insertion sequence element accessory protein TnpB (TnpB, as the term is used for proteins encoded by IS66 family insertion elements, is considered an accessory protein, since TnpC, encoded by a neighboring gene, is a DDE family transposase.); the protein is MLTLTRAVRVYASAVPVDMRKGFDGLSALVEQQLGGQLLKGDVFLFVGRCRQRAKVLYFDGTGLVLLTKRLFKGRFARPWAQAGAVSVELTVAELSLFLEGCELAGRWKLSPPAFEEKELAVEAAV